One window from the genome of Cryobacterium sp. GrIS_2_6 encodes:
- a CDS encoding DedA family protein, which translates to MSTSALDGQLTDVLANTGVIGFYLLVWALVFAGTAVFLGVFVPFITGDSLLFGSGLVAASAANVDIVVLMIGTGIAAFLGDQVGFLLGRHFGRGYLDRRGGRRSRAAIVKTEAFYRTYGWWSVVIARFMLWARVFVPVIAGVGRMNYYRFLSSNLVGALAWGVGLTLTGYFAASLPGVKIAAYVIAGVFIAASIFFGGRTWLADRAEGRRDAAGGGRPGGPADTPADDPAAG; encoded by the coding sequence ATGAGCACATCGGCCCTCGACGGCCAACTGACCGATGTGCTCGCGAACACGGGCGTCATCGGGTTCTACCTGCTCGTCTGGGCCCTCGTCTTCGCAGGGACCGCGGTATTCCTCGGAGTCTTCGTCCCGTTCATCACCGGGGATTCGCTCCTGTTCGGGTCTGGGCTCGTCGCGGCATCGGCGGCGAACGTGGACATCGTCGTGCTGATGATCGGAACCGGCATCGCCGCATTCCTCGGCGACCAGGTCGGATTCCTGCTCGGGAGGCATTTCGGTCGCGGCTACCTCGATCGCCGCGGCGGCCGCCGTAGCCGCGCTGCCATCGTGAAGACCGAGGCCTTCTACCGCACGTACGGCTGGTGGTCGGTCGTGATCGCCCGGTTCATGCTCTGGGCGCGCGTCTTCGTACCCGTCATCGCAGGGGTCGGCCGGATGAACTACTACCGGTTCCTCTCCAGTAACCTCGTCGGCGCACTCGCCTGGGGCGTCGGGCTCACCCTGACGGGATACTTCGCGGCGAGCCTGCCCGGCGTGAAGATCGCCGCGTACGTCATCGCCGGGGTCTTCATCGCGGCATCCATCTTCTTCGGGGGCCGCACCTGGCTCGCCGACCGCGCCGAAGGCCGCCGAGACGCGGCCGGCGGCGGCCGACCAGGCGGCCCGGCCGATACCCCGGCCGACGACCCCGCAGCCGGGTAA
- a CDS encoding type II secretion system F family protein: protein MRLLLGCLLGAGLLLMAAPFLWPRRRVTAGAQDSPPNPADGATGRPHPRGPATLRGSLALAGLGSLPLPAFTAISLLLGLACAALAQALIGVRALALVAGVVCTLVPTAIVLWRARERRRSHRTVWPDVVDHLVSGVRSGLALPDSISTLAESGPVPTRAAFADFARDYRATGSFGYSVDRLKAGLADPVADRILETLRMAREVGGSDLTLVLRDLAAWLRQDAAIRAEVEARQSWVVNAARLGVAAPWIVLLLLSSRPEGAVAYNTGSGVAVIVSGLAVSVIAYRLMVLIGRLPEERRWFR from the coding sequence ATGAGGCTCCTACTGGGCTGCCTCCTCGGCGCCGGCCTGCTGCTCATGGCCGCGCCATTCCTCTGGCCGCGGCGCCGGGTGACGGCGGGCGCACAGGATTCACCCCCGAACCCGGCGGACGGCGCAACCGGACGGCCCCACCCGCGCGGCCCTGCGACCCTGCGCGGGTCCCTTGCCCTTGCCGGCCTCGGCTCGCTGCCGCTCCCGGCGTTCACGGCGATTTCGCTCCTGCTGGGCCTGGCCTGCGCTGCCCTCGCCCAGGCGCTGATCGGAGTCAGGGCGCTCGCCCTCGTCGCCGGCGTTGTCTGCACCCTGGTGCCGACAGCGATCGTGCTCTGGCGGGCCCGCGAGCGACGGCGCTCCCACCGTACAGTCTGGCCGGACGTCGTCGACCACCTGGTTTCGGGCGTGCGCTCCGGCCTCGCCTTGCCCGACAGCATCAGTACGCTCGCCGAATCCGGGCCGGTGCCGACGAGGGCCGCCTTCGCCGACTTCGCCCGCGACTACCGCGCGACCGGGAGTTTCGGTTACTCCGTCGACCGGCTCAAGGCCGGCCTTGCCGATCCGGTGGCCGACCGCATTCTGGAGACCCTCCGGATGGCCAGGGAGGTCGGGGGAAGTGACCTCACCCTCGTGCTCCGTGACCTCGCGGCCTGGCTGCGGCAGGATGCCGCGATTCGGGCGGAGGTCGAAGCCCGCCAGTCCTGGGTCGTCAACGCCGCCAGGCTCGGCGTCGCTGCACCCTGGATCGTGCTCCTGCTGTTGTCCTCCCGGCCGGAGGGAGCGGTCGCGTACAACACCGGCAGTGGGGTTGCCGTGATCGTCTCCGGGCTTGCGGTGTCGGTGATCGCGTACCGCCTGATGGTACTCATCGGCCGCCTGCCCGAGGAACGCCGGTGGTTCCGGTGA
- a CDS encoding ATPase, T2SS/T4P/T4SS family — protein MSEAVRIITEQVRSRVRRDGVDLASDENLAGRYVRDELQRYSERALGGAHPLISDEHQAAREVVASLTGFGALQPLLDDPEIEEIWINGPSLVFVARDGVPELTDMVLTAREVRDLVERMLQASGRRVDLSSPFVDASLPDGSRLHVVIPDITREWSVNIRKFTRRIRDLNQLVGLGSLTQQASEFLRMCVLAGQNILVSGATQTGKTTMLNALLSATRRNERIVTVEETFELDLSARDVVSMQCRQPSLEGRGEITLRRLIKESLRMRPDRLVVGEVREAESLDLLIALNSGLPGMCSIHANSARDALAKLCTLPLLAGRNIDSAFVLPTVAGCIDIVVHCEIDRHGHRRVTEILAVSGRLAGTVIEASPIFLADRGGLTPTGGHPGKLAKFRAVGLDPAIVLRADRA, from the coding sequence ATGAGCGAAGCCGTGCGCATCATCACTGAGCAGGTGCGCTCACGGGTGCGCCGTGACGGCGTCGACCTCGCCTCCGACGAGAACCTCGCCGGGCGATACGTGCGCGACGAGCTCCAGCGCTACAGCGAGCGGGCGCTCGGCGGGGCGCATCCGCTCATCTCCGACGAACATCAGGCGGCCAGGGAAGTCGTCGCTTCGCTGACCGGGTTCGGGGCGCTTCAGCCGCTCCTCGACGATCCGGAGATCGAGGAGATCTGGATCAATGGGCCTTCCCTGGTGTTCGTCGCGCGGGACGGCGTACCCGAACTCACCGACATGGTGCTCACCGCACGGGAGGTGCGCGACCTCGTCGAGCGGATGCTGCAGGCCTCCGGCCGTCGTGTCGACCTGAGTTCACCGTTCGTCGACGCGTCCCTGCCGGACGGTTCGCGGCTTCACGTCGTGATTCCCGACATCACGCGGGAGTGGTCGGTCAACATCCGGAAGTTCACCCGGCGCATCCGCGACCTGAACCAGCTCGTCGGCCTCGGCTCGCTCACCCAGCAGGCCTCGGAGTTCCTGCGGATGTGCGTGCTCGCCGGGCAGAACATCCTCGTGTCGGGAGCCACGCAGACCGGGAAGACCACGATGCTGAACGCCCTGCTGTCGGCGACCCGGCGCAACGAACGCATCGTGACGGTCGAGGAGACCTTCGAACTCGACCTGTCCGCCCGCGACGTCGTGTCGATGCAGTGCCGGCAGCCGAGCCTCGAGGGTCGTGGCGAGATCACCCTGCGGCGACTGATCAAGGAGTCATTGCGGATGCGCCCCGACCGCCTCGTCGTCGGCGAGGTTCGGGAGGCCGAGAGTCTCGACCTCCTCATCGCCCTCAACAGCGGCTTGCCGGGGATGTGCTCCATCCACGCGAACAGCGCGAGGGACGCCCTCGCCAAGCTCTGCACGCTGCCGTTGCTCGCGGGCCGAAATATCGACTCCGCGTTTGTGCTGCCGACCGTCGCCGGGTGCATCGACATCGTCGTGCACTGCGAGATCGACCGGCACGGGCATCGGCGGGTGACCGAGATCCTCGCGGTCAGCGGACGGCTCGCCGGCACCGTGATCGAGGCGAGCCCGATCTTCCTCGCCGACCGGGGCGGGCTCACGCCGACGGGTGGCCACCCTGGCAAGCTGGCCAAGTTCCGGGCGGTGGGGCTCGACCCCGCGATCGTGCTGCGGGCGGACCGCGCATGA
- a CDS encoding type II secretion system F family protein — protein sequence MVPVSAPLAWGVFFGAVLGIGLWSLVSVFPRLSRPRLADRLAPYILDVSHEARAFVGRTTVDPIPVLGTLFVPVFGRLRSGLAALLGGSETVERRLRQSGSRRSLDEFRSQQLVCALLSLAAGLFAVVFVPALHALPVLAAAAIPVLVGLGGALVWDGLLRRAALGRLARMRGELPTILEFLTLSLSAGEGILDALARVSRTSAGELSREFAGVVAEVHSGIPLVEALRSLDRSLQLTALTRFVDQIGGALDRGTPLAEVLRAQAQDAREEAKRELLEVAGKKEVAMLVPTRSKLLLTPTENRASIAD from the coding sequence GTGGTTCCGGTGAGCGCCCCGCTCGCGTGGGGTGTGTTCTTCGGCGCGGTGCTCGGTATCGGGCTCTGGTCGCTGGTGAGCGTCTTCCCCCGGCTCAGCCGGCCACGGCTGGCCGATCGGTTGGCCCCGTACATCCTGGACGTGTCGCATGAGGCCCGCGCGTTCGTCGGGCGCACCACCGTCGATCCGATCCCGGTGCTCGGCACCCTGTTCGTGCCGGTCTTCGGGCGGCTGCGAAGCGGTCTCGCGGCTCTCCTCGGCGGTTCCGAAACCGTCGAACGGCGGCTTCGGCAATCGGGGTCCCGCCGAAGCCTCGACGAGTTCCGGTCCCAGCAGCTCGTCTGCGCACTCCTGTCCCTGGCCGCCGGCCTCTTCGCGGTCGTGTTCGTCCCCGCCCTGCACGCCCTCCCGGTGCTGGCGGCCGCCGCGATCCCCGTGCTCGTCGGGCTCGGCGGTGCCTTGGTCTGGGATGGGCTCCTGCGCCGAGCCGCACTCGGCCGACTCGCGAGGATGCGCGGCGAGCTGCCGACCATCCTCGAGTTCCTCACCCTGTCCCTGTCGGCCGGGGAAGGCATCCTCGATGCGTTGGCCAGGGTGTCCCGCACGAGCGCGGGGGAGCTGTCCCGCGAATTCGCCGGCGTCGTCGCGGAGGTGCACTCCGGGATCCCCCTCGTCGAGGCCCTCCGGTCACTGGACAGGTCCCTGCAACTGACGGCGTTGACCCGCTTCGTCGACCAGATCGGCGGTGCACTCGACCGCGGCACCCCGCTCGCCGAGGTGCTGCGCGCCCAGGCGCAGGACGCCCGCGAGGAGGCCAAGCGGGAGCTCCTCGAGGTGGCGGGCAAGAAGGAGGTCGCGATGCTCGTGCCGACCAGAAGCAAATTGTTGTTAACGCCGACCGAAAATAGGGCCAGTATCGCCGATTGA
- a CDS encoding VTT domain-containing protein → MLNTALNHAGLIPWLDPVNLIDGFGPWALLGVCAIIFAETGLLVGFLLPGDTLLVISGLLTFAGVIHINIWWVALAIGFAAFLGGEAGYLIGHKLGPRVFERKESGLFSVENVQRTNGFFERFGGFAVIIARFVPIVRTFAPVAAGVGHMNYRKYSLYNLVGAMIWGAGLTFAGYFLGYIPPVADFVTHYIDLILIAAVLGTLIPTAFHYVQSSRKAKKAKALAAAAPATTDTGSLVLDADVFTGHPKHDD, encoded by the coding sequence GTGCTCAACACTGCTCTCAACCACGCCGGACTCATCCCGTGGCTTGACCCGGTAAACCTCATCGACGGGTTCGGTCCCTGGGCCCTGCTGGGAGTGTGCGCGATCATCTTCGCCGAAACCGGCCTTCTCGTCGGCTTCCTGCTGCCCGGCGACACCCTCCTCGTCATCTCCGGCCTCCTCACCTTCGCGGGCGTCATCCACATCAACATCTGGTGGGTGGCACTCGCCATCGGCTTCGCGGCGTTCCTCGGCGGCGAGGCCGGCTATCTGATCGGCCACAAACTCGGCCCGCGCGTCTTCGAACGCAAGGAATCCGGCCTGTTCAGCGTCGAGAACGTGCAGCGCACCAACGGTTTCTTCGAACGATTCGGCGGCTTCGCCGTGATCATCGCACGCTTCGTGCCGATCGTGCGAACGTTCGCACCCGTCGCCGCCGGCGTCGGCCACATGAACTACCGCAAGTATTCCCTGTACAACCTCGTCGGCGCCATGATCTGGGGCGCCGGCCTCACCTTCGCCGGGTACTTCCTGGGGTACATCCCGCCGGTCGCCGACTTCGTCACGCACTACATCGACCTGATCCTGATCGCGGCCGTGCTCGGCACGCTCATCCCCACCGCGTTCCACTACGTGCAGTCCTCACGCAAGGCGAAGAAGGCCAAGGCGCTCGCCGCGGCCGCGCCGGCGACGACCGACACCGGCAGCCTCGTTCTCGACGCGGATGTCTTCACCGGCCACCCCAAGCACGACGACTAG
- a CDS encoding LysR family transcriptional regulator: MTGPRPTLPPNANDLLVLLAVARSGRFVTAAESLGLNHTTVSRRIAALEKALDGRVLSRTVGGWELTELGARAVNAAENVEAAVSLLSGPPGRAAQLSGVVRLSATDGFSAYIATPAVAALQRRHPGLRVEIVTVTRRALQHRSGLDIEVVVGEPQVHRAEAILLGHYVLGMYASRDYLAENGTPVSVAELTEHPLVYFVDSMLLVDDLDAPRRQAPSMRPSLSSTNVFVHVEATRAGAGIGFLPCFMADQHPDLVRLLPDRFKEELPYWMVLRPESLHQPAVAAVVDALRARTAAFTHALQGR, from the coding sequence ATGACCGGACCCCGCCCCACCCTGCCGCCGAACGCCAACGACCTCCTCGTGCTGCTCGCGGTCGCACGCAGCGGCCGTTTCGTGACCGCGGCGGAAAGCCTCGGCCTCAATCACACCACGGTCTCGCGCCGCATCGCGGCCCTCGAGAAGGCACTCGACGGCCGGGTGCTGTCCCGCACGGTCGGCGGCTGGGAGCTCACGGAACTCGGCGCCCGCGCGGTCAACGCCGCGGAAAACGTCGAGGCCGCCGTCTCCCTGCTCAGCGGCCCTCCCGGGCGGGCCGCTCAGCTCTCCGGCGTCGTGCGGCTCTCGGCGACGGATGGCTTCAGCGCATACATCGCAACGCCGGCGGTCGCCGCGCTGCAGCGCCGGCATCCCGGCCTGCGGGTCGAGATCGTCACGGTGACGCGGCGCGCGCTCCAGCACCGGTCGGGACTCGACATCGAGGTCGTCGTCGGAGAGCCTCAGGTGCACCGGGCGGAAGCGATCCTGCTCGGACACTATGTCCTGGGCATGTACGCGTCGCGGGACTACCTGGCCGAGAACGGCACGCCCGTGAGCGTTGCCGAGCTCACCGAGCATCCGCTCGTCTACTTCGTCGATTCGATGCTGCTCGTCGACGATCTCGATGCCCCCAGGCGGCAGGCGCCGTCGATGCGCCCCTCGCTGAGTTCGACCAACGTGTTCGTGCACGTCGAAGCGACCAGGGCGGGAGCAGGGATCGGCTTCCTGCCGTGTTTCATGGCCGACCAGCACCCGGACCTCGTGCGCCTCCTGCCGGACAGGTTCAAGGAGGAACTGCCGTACTGGATGGTGCTCCGTCCCGAGTCCCTGCACCAGCCCGCCGTCGCCGCCGTCGTCGACGCCCTCCGTGCCCGAACCGCAGCATTCACCCATGCCCTGCAGGGCCGCTGA
- a CDS encoding 3-hydroxybutyrate dehydrogenase, with product MTAEQSLAGRRALVTGGASGIGEAVVRSLAARGAHVTVADIDAASASALAAEVNGLTWVVDLADTPALTDARLADVLGDVDILVNNAGIQRINPIPDFDPADFRLILALMLEAPFLLIRAALPGMYKRGFGRVVNVTSVHGIRASPFKAAYVSAKHGLEGLSKVTALEGGHHGVTSNCVSPGYVRTPMVEKQIADQAVVHGIPEAEVLSRIMLTESAVKRLVEPAEVGSLVAWLASADAAMVTGSSYGMDGGWSAR from the coding sequence TTGACCGCGGAACAGTCCCTCGCAGGGAGGCGCGCCCTCGTCACCGGGGGGGCGAGCGGCATCGGCGAGGCCGTCGTGCGCTCCCTCGCTGCCCGCGGAGCCCACGTCACGGTCGCCGACATCGACGCGGCGAGTGCTTCGGCGCTCGCCGCGGAGGTGAACGGTTTGACGTGGGTCGTCGACCTCGCCGACACTCCGGCCCTGACGGACGCCCGGCTCGCGGACGTTCTGGGCGACGTGGACATCCTCGTGAACAACGCGGGGATCCAGCGCATCAACCCGATCCCCGACTTCGACCCCGCCGATTTCCGGCTGATCCTCGCCCTCATGCTCGAGGCCCCGTTCCTGCTGATCCGTGCGGCGCTCCCGGGGATGTACAAACGCGGTTTCGGACGGGTGGTCAACGTCACCTCGGTGCACGGCATCCGTGCGTCGCCGTTCAAGGCCGCATACGTCTCGGCGAAGCACGGGCTCGAGGGGCTCTCGAAGGTGACCGCCCTCGAGGGCGGTCACCACGGTGTCACGAGCAACTGCGTGAGCCCCGGTTACGTGCGCACGCCGATGGTCGAGAAGCAGATCGCCGACCAGGCCGTCGTGCATGGTATTCCGGAGGCGGAGGTGCTCAGCCGGATCATGCTCACCGAGAGCGCGGTCAAGCGCCTCGTCGAGCCGGCGGAGGTCGGCTCGCTCGTGGCCTGGCTCGCCTCGGCGGACGCGGCAATGGTCACCGGCTCGAGCTACGGCATGGACGGCGGCTGGTCGGCCCGCTGA
- a CDS encoding IS21 family transposase — translation MDDWAKIRQLFSTGQYSKREIGRLVGVSRGTVDRALETDRLPKYQRPAVGSSFDAFAPQVRVLLAVTPTMAASTLAERVGWLGSASVFRDKVAGIRPEYVPPDPADRLVHEPGQQVQCDLWFPHEDLPLGHGQQGAPPVLVMTSTFSGFFQALMLPSRKTPDLLGGMWSLLQAARAVPRRLLWDNESGIGRGKLTEPTAAFAGTLGTEVKLLKARDPESKGMVERRNRFFRSSFMPGRVFVSPQDFNEQLASWLPVANARHSRSRRARPVDLIDQDRAAMRPLSPVAPDVLFRNTVRLPRDYYVRVHSNDYSVAPALIGRLVDVTADLEQVHVAHNGVTVTSHDRAWARQLTITDPDHVIQAAVLRRQFQSLHRHHRPQAHVAFVESASLSDYDDVFGVDIGPGLIELGRLA, via the coding sequence ATGGATGATTGGGCGAAGATACGCCAACTGTTTTCCACGGGCCAGTACTCGAAGCGGGAGATCGGCCGGCTCGTCGGGGTGTCCCGGGGAACGGTGGATCGGGCGTTGGAAACGGACCGGCTCCCGAAGTACCAGCGGCCCGCGGTCGGGTCGAGTTTTGATGCGTTCGCCCCGCAGGTTCGGGTGTTGTTGGCCGTGACGCCGACGATGGCCGCGTCCACGCTCGCGGAGCGGGTTGGCTGGCTCGGGTCGGCGTCGGTGTTCCGGGACAAAGTCGCGGGGATCCGGCCGGAGTACGTGCCGCCGGACCCCGCGGACCGGCTCGTGCACGAGCCCGGACAGCAGGTCCAGTGCGACTTGTGGTTCCCGCACGAGGACCTCCCGCTCGGCCACGGGCAGCAGGGCGCGCCGCCGGTGCTGGTGATGACGTCCACGTTCTCCGGGTTCTTCCAAGCCCTGATGCTGCCGTCTCGGAAAACACCGGACCTGCTCGGCGGGATGTGGTCCCTGCTCCAGGCCGCCCGCGCGGTCCCGCGACGGTTGCTCTGGGACAACGAGTCCGGCATCGGCCGCGGCAAGCTCACCGAGCCTACTGCCGCGTTCGCGGGCACCCTCGGCACCGAGGTCAAGCTCCTCAAGGCCCGGGATCCGGAGTCCAAGGGTATGGTCGAGCGGCGGAACCGGTTCTTCCGGTCCTCGTTCATGCCGGGCCGGGTGTTCGTGTCCCCGCAGGACTTCAACGAGCAGCTCGCGTCCTGGCTGCCGGTGGCCAACGCGCGTCACTCCCGGTCCCGGCGCGCCCGCCCGGTCGACCTGATCGACCAGGACCGGGCCGCGATGCGCCCGTTGTCGCCGGTGGCGCCGGACGTGTTGTTCCGGAACACGGTGCGTCTGCCGCGGGATTACTACGTCAGGGTGCACTCCAACGACTACTCCGTCGCGCCGGCCCTGATCGGCAGGCTCGTGGACGTGACCGCTGACCTTGAGCAGGTCCACGTCGCCCACAACGGTGTCACCGTCACCTCTCACGACCGGGCCTGGGCCCGGCAGCTGACCATCACCGACCCCGACCATGTCATCCAGGCGGCCGTGCTCCGGCGTCAGTTCCAGAGCCTGCACCGCCATCACCGGCCCCAGGCCCACGTCGCGTTCGTCGAGTCGGCGAGCCTGTCGGACTATGACGATGTGTTCGGTGTCGATATCGGTCCCGGCCTGATCGAGTTGGGGAGGCTCGCGTGA
- a CDS encoding MFS transporter: MSVNERITADSPGGAGSRDNREETSGLRKIVAASMVGTVVEWYEFFLYATAASLVFGKFFFPNAGSELDGIIAAFLTYAVGFIARPLGGIVFGQIGDRLGRKHTLQVTIILVGAATFLMGCLPGYDTIGYWAPALLVALRFIQGFAVGGEWGGAVLLVAEHSPDKSRGFWASWPQAAVPVGNLLATLVLLTMSWILPAEQFLGWGWRVAFWLSAIIVVIGYYIRTHVSEAPIFLEARAQVEAEKAISYGVMEVVRKYPRGILGAMGLRFAENILYYTIVSFSIVYLVTVHKYNTSQLLLALLIAHVVHFLVIPQVGRLSDRFGRKPIYLTGAILGASWAFFAFPMFDTLNPVVIVAAITIGLCFHAFMYAGQPAIMAEMFPTRMRYSGVSLGYQVTSILAGSLAPIIATALLQQYKSWLPVAFYLVIASAITVVAVVTLKETNGISLRDVDAADAARHGLEPAPALR, from the coding sequence ATGAGCGTCAACGAACGCATCACTGCCGACAGCCCCGGAGGCGCGGGATCCCGCGACAACCGGGAAGAGACCTCCGGCCTCAGGAAGATCGTGGCCGCCTCGATGGTCGGCACGGTCGTCGAATGGTACGAATTCTTCCTCTATGCGACCGCGGCGAGCCTCGTCTTCGGTAAGTTCTTCTTCCCGAACGCGGGCAGCGAACTCGACGGGATCATCGCCGCGTTCCTCACCTACGCGGTCGGCTTCATCGCCCGGCCGCTCGGAGGCATCGTCTTCGGCCAGATCGGCGATCGCCTCGGCCGCAAGCACACCCTGCAGGTCACGATCATCCTCGTCGGGGCCGCGACCTTCCTGATGGGCTGCCTGCCCGGCTACGACACGATCGGATACTGGGCGCCCGCGCTGCTCGTGGCACTCCGCTTCATCCAGGGCTTCGCGGTCGGCGGGGAATGGGGCGGGGCCGTGCTGCTCGTCGCCGAGCACAGCCCGGACAAGTCCCGTGGCTTCTGGGCGAGCTGGCCGCAGGCCGCCGTCCCGGTGGGCAACCTGCTCGCGACCCTCGTGCTGCTCACCATGTCGTGGATCCTGCCTGCGGAGCAATTCCTCGGCTGGGGCTGGCGGGTCGCCTTCTGGCTGTCCGCGATCATCGTGGTGATCGGCTACTACATCCGCACCCATGTCAGCGAAGCGCCTATCTTCCTCGAGGCCCGCGCCCAGGTCGAGGCAGAGAAGGCCATCAGTTACGGCGTGATGGAGGTCGTCCGCAAGTATCCGCGCGGCATCCTCGGCGCGATGGGCCTGCGGTTCGCCGAGAACATCCTTTATTACACGATCGTGAGCTTCTCGATCGTGTACCTCGTCACCGTGCACAAATACAACACCAGCCAGCTGCTCCTGGCCCTGCTGATCGCCCACGTTGTGCACTTCCTCGTGATCCCGCAGGTCGGCCGGCTCTCCGACCGCTTCGGCCGCAAACCGATCTACCTCACCGGTGCAATTCTCGGGGCCAGCTGGGCGTTCTTCGCCTTCCCGATGTTCGACACCCTCAACCCGGTCGTCATCGTCGCCGCGATCACGATCGGGCTGTGTTTCCACGCCTTCATGTACGCCGGGCAGCCGGCGATCATGGCCGAGATGTTCCCGACCCGGATGCGATACTCCGGCGTCTCCCTCGGCTACCAGGTCACGTCGATCCTCGCCGGCTCGCTCGCGCCCATCATCGCGACGGCGCTGCTCCAGCAGTACAAGTCCTGGCTGCCGGTCGCGTTCTACCTCGTGATCGCCAGCGCGATCACGGTCGTCGCCGTTGTGACGCTCAAGGAGACCAACGGCATCTCGCTCCGCGACGTCGACGCAGCGGATGCCGCCAGGCACGGCCTCGAACCGGCCCCGGCGCTGCGTTGA
- the istB gene encoding IS21-like element helper ATPase IstB produces MSGAASQIEYYARALRAPRIGDAFRRLGDQARDAGWSHEEYLAAVLSREVSEREASGAALRIKAARFPGHKTLEDFNFDHQPSADRNLIAHLGTSVFVTEAKNIVLLGPPGTGKTHLAVALGVQAAKHGHRVLFDTATGWVARLQEAHSRGKLAAELIRLRRYSVLICDEVGYIPFDQDAANLFFQLVASRYEHASLILTSNLSFGRWGEVFGDPTVASAMIDRIVHHADVLSLKGNSYRLKSHQPAADTA; encoded by the coding sequence GTGAGCGGCGCGGCGTCTCAGATCGAGTACTACGCCCGCGCGTTGCGCGCCCCGAGGATCGGTGACGCGTTCCGGCGCCTGGGCGATCAGGCCCGCGACGCGGGCTGGTCCCACGAGGAATACCTTGCCGCGGTCCTCTCCCGCGAGGTCTCGGAGCGGGAAGCGTCCGGCGCGGCCCTGCGGATCAAAGCGGCCCGGTTCCCCGGCCACAAGACCCTAGAGGACTTCAACTTCGATCACCAGCCCTCCGCGGACCGGAACCTGATCGCCCACCTCGGCACGAGCGTGTTCGTCACAGAGGCGAAGAACATCGTGCTCCTCGGGCCGCCCGGCACGGGCAAGACCCACCTCGCCGTCGCTCTGGGCGTCCAGGCCGCCAAACACGGCCACCGTGTCCTCTTCGACACCGCGACAGGCTGGGTCGCCCGACTCCAAGAGGCCCATTCCCGCGGCAAGCTCGCCGCGGAACTGATCCGGCTCCGCCGTTACAGCGTGCTGATCTGCGACGAAGTCGGCTACATCCCGTTCGACCAGGACGCGGCGAACCTGTTCTTCCAGCTCGTCGCGAGCCGCTACGAACACGCGTCCTTGATCCTGACGAGCAACCTGTCATTCGGACGCTGGGGCGAGGTCTTCGGCGACCCCACCGTCGCGTCCGCGATGATCGACCGCATCGTCCACCACGCCGACGTCCTCAGCCTCAAAGGCAACAGCTACCGGCTCAAAAGCCACCAGCCCGCCGCCGATACGGCATAG